In Candidatus Coatesbacteria bacterium, the genomic stretch CAGGCTCTCCTGGGCCGCGGCCCAGCGCTTGACTATCGGATCCTCGTCGGCCTCCAGCCAGCGGTAGTCGTCGACGACGGTCTCGCCGTGCAGGGTCTCCTCGACGGGCTTCTTGGGGGTTTCGGGATAATCGAGGGGCATGTTCATCTCCAATCGCCGGGACGGATGATCGCTTTTCATCAAACCCAGTTTAAAACGCCGGAGAACGTGGAGCAAGTCCGGGCCGGTCCGTTGAAAACCCGGTTTCTTGTCTCACGGTACCGCTTGACAGCCAACCCCCGGAACTGGCACGGTTTTTGCACTTCAACGACCGTTACCACCAATGATAACGGTGCGTTTCCGCAAAAACCGTGCCAGTTCCGGGGGTTCTTGTTTCTAGTTGCGGCGGGAGTGGCGGTCGGGTTTTCAACGGACCGCATCGCCGCGGTCGATATATGCCGAAGGCCGGGGTAGCCCCGGCCTTGGGTGCCAGCGATTGCCGGTCTACGACGCGTTGCGCTTGCCGACCAGGCGCGACAGGTGGCCCTCGACGAGGAAGCTGATCGGGTGTTCGAGGTAGTGGATGGGCTCCATGTAGCAGCTCATGTAGCACAGGTGGCCGCAGTGGTGCATGGGGGCGTCGCGGTAGGCCCGCTGCAAGACGGCCCACAGGCTGGGCTCCTCGAGCAGGTTGCCCGCCGACCAGTGGACCTTGGTGCAGGGGTAGTAGACCTCGCCCAGGGGGCCGACCTTGGGCGTCACCGTGGCGTAGCAGCGGTAGGGCAGGAAGTCGCGCACCCGCTCGAGGTACAGGGTGGTGTTGAGAACGGGATAGCCGGCCTGCTTGCGCTCGATCAGGGTATCGATCAGGGCTTCGTACTCGGGATTGCCGACGAGATCCGGGTTGGGGTGGAAGCCGTCGACGCGGGGCACGGCGTTGAAGCTGACGCCGATCTCGGCGGCGAAGTCCAGCAGCGGCAGGATGTGGTCCAGCATGCCGGGCAGGATGACGGCGTTGATGTTGATCTGGAAATCCTTCTTATCCTGTTCCTGGGCGTACTCGCGCAGCAGGCCCATCACCCGGTCGCAGGCGCCCTTGACGCCGACGACCTTGTCCCAGGTGCCGGGGTCCGTCGAGTCCAGGCTGACGATCATCTGGTCGATGTAGTCCAACAGGACCTCGTGCTTGGGCATCAGTAGCAGGTTGGTGTTGAGTACCAGGGGGGCGAAGCCGAGGTCGTAGGCGTGGGCCATGATCCGGTCGATGTCCTTGAGGATCAGCGGCTCGCCGCCGGAGATGTCCAGGGCGGGGCAGCCCGGGCGGATCTTCTCCAGCACCCGCAGCATCTGCGCCGTGTCGAGCTCCCGATGGTCCATCTGGGGGTAGCCGCAGTACTCACAGCGCATGTTGCAGCGGTTGGTGATGTTGTAGCTGACCAGCACGGGCCGGATGGCGTGACCGTGG encodes the following:
- a CDS encoding radical SAM protein gives rise to the protein MAFNLKRIRGEWLANLARNLLKVRFDKDKPHGHAIRPVLVSYNITNRCNMRCEYCGYPQMDHRELDTAQMLRVLEKIRPGCPALDISGGEPLILKDIDRIMAHAYDLGFAPLVLNTNLLLMPKHEVLLDYIDQMIVSLDSTDPGTWDKVVGVKGACDRVMGLLREYAQEQDKKDFQININAVILPGMLDHILPLLDFAAEIGVSFNAVPRVDGFHPNPDLVGNPEYEALIDTLIERKQAGYPVLNTTLYLERVRDFLPYRCYATVTPKVGPLGEVYYPCTKVHWSAGNLLEEPSLWAVLQRAYRDAPMHHCGHLCYMSCYMEPIHYLEHPISFLVEGHLSRLVGKRNAS